In Malus sylvestris chromosome 15, drMalSylv7.2, whole genome shotgun sequence, a single genomic region encodes these proteins:
- the LOC126603618 gene encoding putative clathrin assembly protein At5g35200 gives MSGGTQKSIRKALGALKDTTTVSLAKVNSDYKELDIAIVKATNHVERPAKEKYIRAIFAAVSATRPRADVAYCIHALARRLAKTHNWAVALKTLVVIHRALREVDPTFHEELMNYGRSRSHMLNLAHFKDDSSPNAWDYSTWIRTYALFLEERLECFRVLKYDVEMDRPRTKDLDTAELLEHLPALQQLLFRVLGCQPQGAAVHNFVVQLALSMVASESIKIYQAISDGTVNLVDKFFEMQRHDAMRALDIYRRAGQQAERLSEFYEVCKSLDIGRGERFIKIEQPPASFLQAMEEYVKEAPRVSTVRKDQVVAPKEILAIEYKKAPEEEVRPPSPPLPEPVKVEPVKVEAPVAEPPDLLGLNDPVPNTKELDDKNALALAIVPVSDQSTSTAPTLANGATGWELALVTAPSSNESAVASSKLAGGLDLLTLDSLYDDAIRRSNQNVSHNPWEPAPMTGAMMQQPVHDPFYASNRMAAPHSVQMAAMANQQQAFMLQQQQQQQMMMMGQQQQMSSNPFGTPHGAPTHPYGPGVPVQAYNPYTGLL, from the exons ATGTCGGGAGGTACACAGAAGAGCATCAGGAAAGCTCTTGGAGCCCTCAAGGACACCACCACAGTTTCATTGGCTAAAGTCAATAGTGATTACAAG GAGTTGGACATTGCGATAGTCAAGGCTACGAATCACGTTGAGCGTCCAGCTAAGGAAAAATACATTAGAG CCATTTTTGCTGCTGTTTCTGCTACAAGACCTCGTGCTGATGTCGCATACTGCATCCACGCTCTTGCAAGGAGATTAGCAAAGACACATAACTGGGCG GTTGCATTGAAAACTTTAGTTGTTATTCATCGTGCTTTGAGGGAAGTGGACCCTACATTTCACGAAGAACTCATGAATTATGGTAGAAGTCGAAGCCATATGCTTAACTTAGCTCATTTCAAAGACGATTCCAGTCCAAATG CATGGGATTATTCTACCTGGATCCGTACTTATGCCTTGTTCTTGGAGGAGAGACTGGAATGCTTTCGTGTGTTGAAATATGACGTTGAGATGGATCGCCCA AGGACCAAGGATCTGGATACTGCCGAATTGCTTGAGCATTTGCCTGCCCTGCAACAGCTTCTCTTTCGTGTACTTGGTTGCCAG CCGCAAGGGGCAGCAGTCCATAATTTTGTGGTTCAGTTAGCACTTTCAATG GTTGCTTCTGAAAGCATCAAGATTTATCAAGCTATAAGTGATGGAACAGTCAATTTGGTTGACAAG TTCTTTGAGATGCAACGCCATGACGCTATGAGGGCCCTGGATATATATCGGAGGGCAGGGCAGCAG GCAGAGAGACTGTCAGAGTTTTATGAAGTATGTAAAAGTCTTGATATTGGGCGCGGAGAAAGGTTTATTAAGATTGAGCAG CCTCCTGCATCGTTTTTACAAGCCATGGAAGAGTACGTGAAAGAAGCTCCCCGGGTCTCAACAGTTCGCAAGGATCAG GTGGTTGCCCCCAAAGAAATCTTGGCTATAGAGTACAAAAAGGCCCCAGAGGAGGAGGTGCGTCCACCTTCACCACCTCTACCTGAACCAGTGAAAGTTGAACCAGTGAAAGTGGAAGCGCCTGTAGCTGAACCGCCTGATTTGCTG GGTTTGAATGATCCTGTTCCAAATACTAAGGAGTTAGATGACAAGAATGCACTGGCCTTAGCGATTGTTCCAGTTt CGGATCAATCAACTTCCACGGCTCCAACTCTAGCAAATGGAGCTACAGGTTGGGAATTGGCACTTGTTACAGCACCGAGCTCAAATGAGAGTGCCGTGGCTTCTAGCAAACTG GCGGGAGGGTTAGACTTGCTTACACTAGACAGCCTATATGATGATGCAATCAGACGAAGCAATCAGAATGTGAGCCACAACCCATGGGAGCCTGCTCCAATGACTGGTGCCATGATGCAACAACCAGTTCATGACCCCTTTTATGCATCCAACAGAATGGCTGCACCGCATTCTGTGCAGATGGCAGCAATGGCAAACCAGCAGCAGGCCTTCATGTtgcagcaacagcagcagcagcagatgatgatgatgggccAACAACAGCAGATGTCTTCGAATCCTTTCGGAACTCCTCACGGAGCCCCCACCCATCCCTATGGCCCTGGCGTCCCTGTCCAAGCATACAACCCATATACAGGCCTTTTATAA